A part of Lacibacter sp. H407 genomic DNA contains:
- a CDS encoding TonB-dependent receptor, whose amino-acid sequence MRKLFYLLSLLLITLSSAAQSIRINGRVLNQKNEPIPGASISVSEINRSFAADVEGRFSVLLEQGKKYTFTVTAVGFQTKAVDEVEVKANEIDNTLTILMDVAAKEGTEIIIRSTARRENTSGLLSFQRNNTSLSSGLSADFIRRTPDKNTGEVLKRVSGASIQDNKFVIVRGLGDRYNQALINGAQLPSSEPDKKAFSFDVIPSALIDNIIINKTATPDLTGEFAGGLVQINTKDIPTKNSLAFGVGFGFNTQSAFQDFVSNERGSTDYLGFDDRRSIPSSYPMKYGVYNTLPAEERRQISADFRDDVWAEQTSVAGPVQSYNLTWANAVRSEKGGAFGSVIGVTYRNSKLIYNATKELFEKDGQQAFFSYADQQNKYSTTVGAIANFAWTKRNHKVAFKNLFNQLYEDNYYRREGPNTENLQDVRLRSSVLNQRSLLSSQLEGAHTFWRNLKATWNINYSYNSKEQPDLRVLTYGRSLGSNDPFSANLRGNNTNRFFSSLSDHAAGYNVSLAYTFDIGKQKQTIKAGGNALVRFRDFRATIFGFSEPSDASLLTQPFDRIFARDNFIKNGGFEMITALQNPQDKYYGISALNAGFLMFDNKISDKWRLVWGSRVESFQQFLKSQLPGTDKAIIINTEKIDFLPSFNLTYSPASRANIRIAGSRTVARPEFREIAPFTFFDFETIASTAGTPDLKRSSILNADVRFEWYPKAGEVISVAAFYKQFTDPIELRLNSGSVATRRQYEFQNAVSADLYGTEFEIRKNLSFLSKSSEWLERFFLSGNVSVIFSEVLLGNTDPSGNPLPATIRPLQGQSPYLVNAGFQYDSKGGTGVSLLYNKIGQRLALVGNADFGDIYERPRDLLDFQLSQKVLKTKGEVRLTVSDILNQPIQTYENRNAAKAYNKGIDKAFSSYTPGTTITVAFTYDFDLKGK is encoded by the coding sequence TTGAGGAAACTATTTTATCTCCTTTCTCTGTTACTAATTACCCTGTCTTCAGCTGCACAATCTATTCGCATTAACGGCCGTGTGCTCAACCAAAAAAACGAACCTATACCGGGCGCTTCTATTTCTGTTTCAGAAATCAACCGCTCGTTTGCTGCTGATGTTGAAGGACGTTTCTCTGTTTTGTTAGAACAGGGAAAGAAGTACACATTCACGGTAACCGCTGTTGGTTTTCAAACCAAAGCCGTGGATGAAGTAGAAGTAAAGGCAAATGAAATTGACAACACGCTTACCATTTTAATGGATGTTGCTGCAAAAGAAGGAACAGAAATTATTATCCGTAGTACTGCACGCAGAGAGAACACATCTGGGTTGTTAAGTTTTCAGCGGAACAACACATCGTTATCAAGTGGTTTGTCGGCAGATTTCATCCGTCGTACACCCGATAAAAATACAGGCGAAGTGTTGAAGCGTGTAAGTGGTGCATCTATTCAGGATAATAAGTTTGTAATTGTACGTGGTTTGGGCGATCGTTATAACCAGGCACTCATCAATGGTGCACAGTTACCATCATCCGAGCCGGATAAAAAAGCATTTTCATTCGATGTAATTCCTTCAGCACTCATCGATAATATCATCATCAACAAAACTGCAACGCCTGATCTAACAGGTGAGTTTGCAGGTGGGTTGGTGCAAATCAACACAAAAGATATTCCAACAAAAAATTCGCTGGCATTTGGTGTTGGCTTTGGTTTCAATACGCAATCAGCATTTCAGGATTTTGTAAGCAACGAACGTGGTTCAACTGATTACTTAGGTTTTGATGACAGAAGAAGTATTCCTTCTTCTTATCCAATGAAGTATGGTGTTTACAATACATTGCCGGCAGAAGAACGTCGTCAGATATCTGCTGACTTTCGTGATGATGTTTGGGCCGAACAAACTTCCGTTGCAGGTCCTGTTCAATCATACAATCTTACATGGGCCAATGCAGTACGCAGTGAAAAAGGTGGTGCTTTTGGTTCTGTAATTGGTGTTACATACCGTAATTCAAAGCTTATTTACAACGCTACAAAAGAGTTGTTTGAAAAAGATGGACAGCAGGCATTCTTTAGTTATGCAGATCAGCAAAATAAATACAGCACAACTGTTGGAGCCATTGCCAATTTTGCCTGGACAAAACGTAATCATAAAGTAGCGTTCAAGAATTTATTCAACCAGTTGTATGAAGATAATTACTACCGTCGTGAAGGTCCGAATACAGAGAATCTGCAAGATGTACGCTTGCGTTCATCGGTATTGAATCAACGCAGTTTATTATCTTCTCAGTTAGAAGGTGCGCACACATTCTGGCGTAACCTGAAAGCTACCTGGAACATCAACTATTCATACAACAGTAAAGAGCAACCCGATTTACGTGTACTCACTTATGGTCGCAGTCTCGGTTCCAATGATCCGTTCAGCGCCAACCTTCGTGGAAACAATACCAATCGTTTCTTCAGCAGCTTAAGTGATCACGCAGCAGGTTATAATGTGTCACTGGCTTATACATTTGACATTGGTAAACAAAAGCAAACCATCAAAGCAGGTGGTAATGCGTTGGTACGCTTCAGAGATTTCAGAGCAACGATCTTTGGTTTTAGTGAACCAAGTGATGCAAGTTTGCTTACGCAACCTTTCGACCGCATTTTTGCCCGTGACAACTTTATCAAGAACGGTGGATTTGAAATGATCACTGCGTTGCAAAACCCACAGGATAAATATTATGGTATTTCTGCTCTAAATGCAGGGTTCCTGATGTTTGATAATAAAATTTCTGACAAATGGCGTTTGGTGTGGGGTTCACGTGTTGAAAGTTTTCAGCAGTTCCTCAAATCGCAACTTCCGGGAACAGATAAGGCGATCATTATAAACACAGAAAAAATTGATTTCCTTCCATCATTCAATTTAACATACAGTCCTGCAAGCAGAGCAAATATCCGCATTGCCGGTTCACGTACAGTAGCAAGACCTGAGTTCCGTGAAATTGCACCATTTACATTCTTTGATTTTGAAACCATTGCTTCAACGGCAGGTACACCTGACTTGAAGCGAAGCAGTATCCTCAACGCTGATGTTCGTTTTGAGTGGTATCCCAAAGCCGGTGAAGTAATTTCTGTTGCAGCTTTCTATAAACAATTTACTGATCCAATTGAATTGCGTTTGAATAGTGGTAGTGTAGCCACACGCCGTCAATACGAATTCCAGAATGCTGTTAGTGCCGATTTATATGGTACTGAGTTTGAGATACGCAAGAATCTTTCATTTCTATCTAAGTCAAGCGAATGGTTAGAACGCTTCTTTCTGTCTGGTAATGTATCGGTGATTTTCTCTGAAGTATTGCTGGGAAATACAGATCCATCAGGTAATCCATTGCCTGCTACAATCCGTCCGTTGCAAGGCCAATCACCTTATCTCGTGAACGCAGGATTTCAATACGATTCAAAAGGCGGTACCGGCGTTTCGTTATTATATAACAAGATCGGACAACGTTTAGCATTGGTAGGTAATGCAGATTTTGGTGATATCTATGAGCGACCAAGAGATCTTCTTGATTTCCAGCTTTCACAAAAAGTATTAAAGACAAAAGGAGAAGTTCGTTTAACAGTGAGTGATATTCTAAATCAACCTATTCAAACTTACGAGAACAGAAATGCAGCAAAAGCATACAACAAAGGAATTGATAAAGCATTCAGTTCTTACACACCGGGCACTACCATTACAGTAGCCTTTACATATGATTTTGATTTAAAAGGAAAGTAA
- a CDS encoding porin yields the protein MIVVLLFISDNLMAQNNQLDTISTSAKKKWYETISLRGYMQVRYNRLLETNENLKCEQCDKSWGEGGGFAIRRARLILSGNLTKQIYFYIQPDFGSTVGTSQNVFQLRDAYVDVAFDKKSEFRVRIGQSKVPYGFENMQSSQNRLPLDRNDAMNSAVSNERDLGVFFYWAPAKTREQYPEFINDNRKGSGDYGVFAFGVYNGQTANKPEQNKKAHIVSRLSYPFKIKNQTIEPAIQAYTGQYVLPTDVRTAGVKSVKSFEYRDERAAVSFNLYPNPIGLLTEYNWGRGPQYNPVNDSIEVKNLRGGYATLYGRIKSKTKKDMFFFPYTRVQQYEGGKKHELDARSYNVKEIEMGVEWQMNRFFEITAAYTISKRRFEDSKLRENYQQGNLLRLQAQLNF from the coding sequence ATGATTGTCGTACTATTATTCATTTCGGACAACCTCATGGCCCAAAACAATCAGCTCGACACAATTAGTACTTCCGCTAAGAAGAAGTGGTACGAAACCATTTCCTTACGTGGTTACATGCAGGTTCGTTATAACCGCTTGTTAGAAACGAATGAAAACCTGAAATGTGAACAATGCGACAAATCATGGGGCGAAGGTGGTGGATTCGCCATTCGACGTGCACGACTTATCTTAAGTGGCAACCTCACAAAACAAATCTACTTCTACATTCAACCCGATTTTGGCAGCACCGTCGGAACATCACAAAATGTATTCCAGCTACGTGATGCATATGTAGATGTTGCGTTCGATAAAAAAAGTGAGTTCAGAGTTCGTATTGGTCAAAGTAAAGTACCGTATGGTTTTGAGAATATGCAATCGAGTCAGAACCGTTTGCCGCTCGACCGGAACGATGCGATGAACAGCGCTGTATCGAACGAACGTGATCTGGGTGTATTCTTCTATTGGGCTCCTGCAAAAACAAGAGAACAGTATCCCGAGTTTATTAATGATAACAGAAAAGGATCAGGTGATTATGGTGTATTTGCATTTGGAGTATATAATGGTCAAACTGCGAACAAACCTGAGCAAAATAAAAAAGCTCATATTGTTTCAAGACTCAGCTATCCCTTCAAAATAAAAAACCAGACAATTGAACCGGCCATTCAGGCATATACCGGCCAATACGTGTTACCCACCGATGTGCGGACAGCCGGGGTTAAATCAGTAAAAAGTTTTGAATACAGAGATGAACGTGCCGCTGTAAGTTTTAACTTGTATCCCAATCCTATCGGTTTACTTACGGAATATAACTGGGGACGTGGCCCGCAATACAATCCGGTTAATGATTCCATTGAAGTAAAAAACCTGCGTGGTGGTTATGCTACACTCTATGGACGCATAAAAAGTAAAACAAAGAAAGACATGTTCTTTTTTCCATATACCCGTGTACAACAATATGAAGGTGGAAAAAAACATGAACTGGATGCAAGAAGTTACAATGTAAAAGAAATTGAAATGGGCGTTGAGTGGCAGATGAACCGCTTTTTTGAAATTACGGCTGCTTACACTATTTCAAAGAGAAGATTCGAAGATTCTAAGTTGCGTGAAAATTACCAGCAGGGAAACTTGTTGCGATTACAGGCACAATTAAATTTTTAA
- a CDS encoding DUF47 domain-containing protein, with translation MSVINSFMKFFLPKDRIFYQLFEEVSVTSLEMAVLLKKMVNEREFDVRADIIRQIEDLEHKNDDLTHKIFTELSRNFITPFDREDIHYLASAMDDVADYIFASAKKINFYRVDPQHESFSKMADLIVQGCENIKIAVTGLKDMKNMRQITDALVRINSIENQADDVFDYSIERLFATENDAKEVIKKREIYQVMEIATDKCEDAANVIESIIVKYA, from the coding sequence ATGTCAGTGATCAATTCGTTCATGAAATTCTTTCTGCCCAAGGATCGTATTTTTTATCAGTTGTTTGAAGAAGTATCTGTAACATCTTTAGAAATGGCAGTACTGCTTAAAAAGATGGTAAACGAACGTGAATTTGATGTACGGGCCGATATTATACGCCAGATCGAAGACCTGGAACATAAGAATGATGATTTGACACACAAGATATTCACGGAGCTGAGCCGCAACTTTATTACTCCTTTCGATCGGGAAGATATTCACTATCTCGCCTCAGCAATGGACGATGTGGCGGATTATATTTTTGCGTCTGCTAAAAAGATCAACTTTTACCGTGTAGATCCACAACACGAAAGTTTCAGCAAAATGGCTGACCTGATTGTACAAGGTTGCGAAAACATTAAGATTGCTGTTACCGGTTTAAAGGATATGAAAAATATGCGCCAGATCACAGATGCATTGGTACGCATTAACAGCATCGAAAACCAGGCCGATGATGTGTTTGATTACAGCATCGAACGCTTGTTTGCAACAGAGAATGATGCCAAAGAAGTAATCAAGAAAAGAGAAATTTATCAGGTAATGGAAATTGCAACCGATAAATGTGAAGATGCAGCGAATGTAATTGAATCTATTATTGTGAAATACGCATAA
- a CDS encoding inorganic phosphate transporter has product MTLLVIIIALALIFDYINGFHDAANSIATIVSTKVLTPFQAVVWAAFFNFVAFFIFTDHEVANTIAKTVHKEFITMPLVLSGLIAAIFWNLLTWWYGIPSSSSHTLIGGFAGAAIAHAGFQSIDPTSIYKTLIFIILAPIIGMLISIFITLVTIQRNFWLKIAIITLLISASIIFIPFKKDFERWALLGLGVIFVGTYIYNHLRGETAYRTANMYKKLQLVSSAIFSIGHGGNDAQKVMGIIMAALIAYDPTQFRLGEMPNWIPIACYSAIALGTMSGGWKIIKTMGTKITKVTPLEGVVAETAGAITLFTAANLGAPVSTTHTITGSIVGVGATRRLSAVRWGVTINLLWAWILTIPVSAGVAALVYALFHFFIPGFD; this is encoded by the coding sequence ATGACTTTACTTGTAATCATCATAGCACTGGCTCTCATTTTTGATTATATCAATGGCTTTCATGATGCGGCCAACTCTATTGCCACCATTGTATCAACCAAAGTATTAACACCGTTTCAAGCGGTGGTGTGGGCAGCGTTCTTCAACTTCGTAGCCTTTTTCATTTTTACTGATCATGAAGTGGCGAACACGATTGCCAAAACAGTACACAAAGAATTTATCACAATGCCGCTTGTTTTGTCTGGATTAATTGCGGCCATTTTCTGGAATCTGCTCACATGGTGGTATGGTATTCCTTCTTCATCATCACATACATTGATCGGTGGATTTGCGGGTGCTGCTATTGCGCATGCCGGTTTCCAGAGTATTGATCCAACGAGTATTTATAAAACACTCATCTTTATTATTCTTGCTCCCATCATTGGAATGCTGATCTCCATTTTTATTACGCTTGTTACCATTCAACGTAATTTCTGGCTCAAGATCGCTATCATCACTTTACTCATCAGTGCAAGTATTATTTTCATTCCATTCAAAAAAGATTTTGAACGCTGGGCCTTGCTTGGTCTCGGAGTAATTTTTGTGGGGACCTATATTTACAACCACTTGCGTGGTGAAACGGCTTACCGTACAGCCAATATGTATAAAAAATTGCAGCTGGTTTCATCCGCCATCTTCAGCATTGGTCATGGTGGTAACGATGCACAAAAAGTAATGGGTATCATTATGGCTGCATTGATCGCCTACGACCCTACGCAGTTCCGTTTAGGTGAAATGCCTAACTGGATTCCCATTGCCTGCTACTCGGCTATTGCACTTGGCACCATGAGCGGCGGCTGGAAGATCATTAAAACCATGGGCACCAAAATCACCAAGGTTACACCACTGGAAGGTGTTGTTGCTGAAACTGCCGGTGCTATCACGTTGTTTACAGCTGCCAATCTAGGTGCGCCGGTTAGTACTACGCATACCATTACCGGTTCTATTGTGGGCGTGGGAGCTACCCGTCGTTTAAGTGCGGTACGTTGGGGTGTAACCATCAACCTGTTGTGGGCGTGGATCTTAACCATACCTGTGAGTGCAGGTGTGGCTGCATTGGTGTATGCACTGTTTCACTTCTTTATTCCGGGGTTTGATTAA